The Streptomyces sp. NL15-2K genome contains a region encoding:
- a CDS encoding class I SAM-dependent methyltransferase — protein sequence MDEKDEINEADGYFGESVAAGYDESSAGMFESEVVEPAVDVLAGLTGDGRAGDGRTGDGRALELGIGTGRIALPLARRGVAVHGIDLSRAMVSRLRAKPGGDGTGVTIGDFATPKVDGTFSVAYLVFNTIMNLTTQAEQVACFRNVAGHLQPGGTFVVEVMVPDLRRLPPGQNVVPFHVDGRRLGFDLYDVATQAMSSHHVEVEDGRGSYSSIPFRYVWPAELDLMAQLAGLRLRERWDGWNREPFTSESRQHVSVWEKPTD from the coding sequence ATGGACGAAAAGGACGAAATCAACGAAGCCGACGGCTACTTCGGAGAGTCCGTCGCCGCCGGATACGACGAGTCGTCGGCGGGGATGTTCGAGTCCGAGGTCGTGGAACCCGCGGTCGATGTCCTGGCCGGGCTGACCGGAGACGGGCGGGCCGGAGACGGTCGGACCGGCGACGGGCGGGCCCTGGAACTGGGCATCGGGACCGGACGTATCGCGTTGCCGCTGGCGCGGCGCGGTGTCGCCGTGCACGGCATCGACCTGTCCCGGGCGATGGTGTCCCGGCTGCGGGCGAAGCCGGGCGGCGACGGGACCGGCGTGACAATCGGGGACTTCGCGACGCCGAAGGTGGACGGCACGTTCTCCGTGGCGTATCTGGTCTTCAACACGATCATGAACCTGACGACGCAGGCGGAACAGGTCGCCTGTTTCCGTAACGTCGCCGGCCATCTGCAGCCCGGCGGGACCTTCGTCGTCGAGGTCATGGTCCCCGACCTGCGCCGACTGCCGCCCGGGCAGAACGTCGTCCCGTTCCACGTGGACGGCAGGCGGCTGGGTTTCGACCTGTACGACGTGGCGACCCAGGCCATGAGCTCGCACCACGTCGAGGTCGAGGACGGCCGCGGCTCCTACTCGTCCATTCCGTTCCGGTACGTGTGGCCCGCGGAGCTCGACCTGATGGCCCAGTTGGCCGGGCTTCGGCTGCGCGAGCGGTGGGACGGCTGGAACCGGGAGCCCTTCACGAGCGAGAGCCGGCAGCATGTGTCGGTGTGGGAGAAGCCCACTGACTGA
- a CDS encoding acyclic terpene utilization AtuA family protein: MRTLRIGNASGFYGDRFDAMREMLTGGELDVLTGDYLAELTMLILGRERLKDPGAGYARTFLRQLEECLGLAHERGVKVVANAGGLNPAGLADAVRELAARLGLPVRVAHVEGDDLTAAHPGALAAHAYLGGFGIAACLRAGADVVVTGRVTDAALVTGPAAAHFGWTPTDHDRLARAVVAGHVLECGTQATGGNYVFFTDHDVRRLHHPGFPLAEIDEDGTAVITKHPGCGGLVDIGTVTAQLLYETGGARYAGPDVTARLDTVRLSQEGPDRVRIEGVRGEAPPPTLKVGLNRLGGFRNEVTFVLTGLDIEAKAGLVRQQMTNAMAKSPPKDVRWDLVRTDRPDAPTEETASALLRLVVRDPDQRVVGRALSGAAVELALASYPGFHVLTPPGKGAPYGVFEDVYVPHGAVDHVAVLHDGSRIPVAPAHETVVLDALPEPPLPEPPPNGPRKRAPLGLVAGARSGDKGGNANVGVWTRTDDAWRWLAHELTVDRFRQLIPESAQLNVTRHVLPNLRALNFVVESILGEGVAAQHRFDPQAKALGEWLRSRHLDIPEALL, translated from the coding sequence TTGAGGACTCTGCGCATCGGCAACGCCTCCGGCTTCTACGGCGACCGCTTCGACGCCATGCGCGAGATGCTCACCGGCGGCGAACTCGATGTCCTCACCGGCGACTACCTCGCCGAGCTGACCATGCTCATCCTGGGCCGGGAGCGGCTGAAGGACCCCGGCGCCGGATACGCCCGTACCTTCCTGCGGCAGCTGGAGGAGTGCCTGGGGCTGGCCCACGAGCGCGGCGTGAAGGTGGTGGCGAACGCCGGTGGGCTCAATCCCGCCGGACTCGCCGACGCCGTACGGGAGTTGGCCGCCCGCCTCGGCCTCCCCGTACGTGTCGCCCACGTCGAGGGCGACGATCTCACCGCCGCCCACCCCGGCGCCCTCGCCGCCCACGCCTACCTGGGCGGCTTCGGCATCGCGGCCTGTCTGCGGGCGGGCGCGGACGTCGTCGTCACGGGGAGAGTGACGGACGCGGCGCTGGTCACCGGGCCCGCCGCCGCCCACTTCGGCTGGACGCCGACGGACCACGACCGGCTCGCGAGGGCCGTCGTCGCCGGGCACGTGCTGGAGTGCGGGACGCAGGCCACCGGCGGCAACTACGTGTTCTTCACCGACCACGACGTACGACGGCTGCACCACCCCGGCTTCCCGCTCGCCGAGATCGACGAGGACGGCACCGCCGTCATCACCAAGCACCCGGGTTGCGGCGGCCTCGTCGACATCGGCACGGTCACGGCCCAGCTGCTGTACGAGACGGGCGGCGCCCGGTACGCGGGACCCGACGTCACCGCCCGCCTCGACACCGTACGGCTCAGTCAGGAAGGACCGGATCGCGTACGGATCGAGGGCGTACGGGGCGAGGCCCCGCCCCCGACCCTCAAGGTCGGCCTCAACCGGCTCGGCGGCTTCCGCAACGAGGTCACCTTCGTCCTCACCGGCCTCGACATCGAGGCCAAGGCCGGGCTGGTGCGACAGCAGATGACGAACGCGATGGCCAAGTCACCCCCCAAAGACGTCCGTTGGGACCTCGTCCGCACCGACCGGCCCGACGCCCCGACCGAGGAGACCGCGAGCGCCCTGCTCCGGCTCGTCGTCCGGGACCCGGACCAGCGGGTCGTGGGGCGGGCGCTCAGCGGGGCCGCCGTCGAACTGGCGCTGGCCAGCTACCCCGGCTTCCATGTGCTGACACCACCAGGAAAGGGCGCTCCCTATGGCGTCTTCGAGGACGTGTACGTCCCCCATGGCGCCGTCGACCATGTGGCCGTCCTCCACGACGGAAGCAGGATCCCCGTGGCGCCCGCCCACGAGACCGTCGTACTCGACGCCCTCCCGGAGCCGCCCTTGCCGGAGCCGCCGCCGAACGGGCCCCGGAAACGCGCCCCCCTCGGCCTCGTCGCCGGCGCCCGCAGTGGCGACAAGGGCGGGAACGCCAACGTCGGCGTCTGGACCCGTACGGACGACGCCTGGCGCTGGCTCGCCCACGAGCTGACCGTCGACCGCTTCCGGCAACTGATACCCGAGAGCGCCCAGTTGAACGTCACCCGGCACGTCCTGCCCAACCTCCGCGCCCTCAACTTCGTCGTCGAGTCGATCCTCGGCGAAGGCGTCGCCGCCCAGCACCGCTTCGACCCGCAGGCCAAGGCCCTCGGCGAATGGCTGCGCTCCCGCCACCTGGACATCCCGGAGGCCCTGCTGTGA
- a CDS encoding TIGR03084 family metal-binding protein: MADPTPVFDDLRAESDELDRLVAELDPEQWTLPTPAPGWTIAHQIAHLAWTDRASLLAVTDEDGFRALAEKALAAPDSFVDEGAEEDARLPPAELLPRWREGRTALDAALRTAPPGARFPWYGPPMSAASMATARLMETWAHGQDIADTLGVVRPPTDRLRHVARIGVRARDYAFGVRGLTPPADEFRVELTGPSGDPWAYGPEAARQRVTGPALDFCLLVTRRAHRADLAVHAEGPDADRWLDIAQAFAGPPGAGRPPKGDAG; the protein is encoded by the coding sequence ATGGCCGACCCGACGCCCGTGTTCGACGACCTGCGTGCCGAGAGCGACGAACTCGACCGGCTCGTCGCCGAGTTGGATCCGGAGCAGTGGACGCTCCCGACCCCCGCCCCCGGCTGGACCATCGCCCACCAGATCGCCCACCTCGCATGGACCGACCGCGCGTCCCTGCTCGCGGTCACCGACGAGGACGGATTCCGCGCCCTGGCCGAGAAGGCCCTCGCCGCCCCCGACTCCTTCGTCGACGAGGGCGCCGAGGAAGACGCCCGGCTTCCGCCCGCCGAACTGCTGCCCCGGTGGCGTGAGGGACGTACCGCACTCGACGCGGCACTGCGCACCGCCCCGCCCGGTGCCCGCTTCCCCTGGTACGGCCCACCCATGTCGGCCGCGTCCATGGCCACCGCCCGTCTCATGGAGACCTGGGCCCACGGCCAGGACATCGCGGACACGCTGGGTGTGGTGCGCCCACCCACGGACCGGCTCCGGCATGTGGCGCGCATCGGTGTGCGGGCTCGGGACTACGCCTTCGGGGTACGGGGACTGACCCCGCCCGCCGACGAGTTCCGCGTCGAACTCACCGGCCCGAGCGGCGACCCGTGGGCCTACGGCCCCGAAGCCGCCCGCCAACGCGTCACCGGCCCCGCCCTCGACTTCTGCCTCCTGGTCACCCGACGCGCCCACCGCGCCGACCTCGCGGTACACGCCGAGGGCCCCGACGCCGACCGCTGGCTGGACATCGCCCAGGCGTTCGCGGGACCCCCGGGTGCCGGGCGCCCACCGAAAGGGGACGCGGGTTGA
- a CDS encoding peptidoglycan bridge formation glycyltransferase FemA/FemB family protein gives MPLRLQPLTRDEHLAFVAARPSASHMQVPSWGDVKPDWRAESLGWFDEEGRLVGAGLVLYRPLPKLKKYLAYLPEGPLIDWHASDLRERWLEPMLAYLKGRGAFSVKMGPPVVVRRWSAEAVKAAIADPAARRLRDAEATSQDARALDLAERLRGAGWRQTEPGGEDGFAAGQPRYVCQVPFAGRSLEDIHSGLNQQWRRNIKKAEKAGVKIVRGGHDDLPAFYELYTETAERDRFLPRPLTYFQRMWTALTSEHPDRMRLYLAHHEGDVLAAATMLTVGDHVWYSYGASTSRKREVQPNNAMQWRMMADAHELGAAVYDFRGITDTLEESNHLLGLLRFKVGAGGEAVEYLGEWDFPLNRLMHKALELYMARR, from the coding sequence GTGCCTCTCCGCCTCCAGCCCCTCACCCGCGACGAGCACCTGGCGTTCGTCGCCGCCCGCCCCTCCGCCAGCCACATGCAGGTGCCCTCCTGGGGCGACGTCAAGCCCGACTGGCGGGCGGAGAGTCTGGGCTGGTTCGACGAGGAGGGGCGGCTGGTCGGGGCGGGGCTCGTGCTGTACCGGCCGTTGCCCAAGCTGAAGAAGTACCTCGCGTATCTGCCCGAGGGGCCGTTGATCGACTGGCACGCGTCCGATCTCCGCGAGCGATGGCTCGAACCGATGCTCGCGTATCTGAAGGGCCGAGGCGCCTTCTCGGTCAAGATGGGCCCGCCCGTCGTAGTACGCCGCTGGAGCGCCGAAGCCGTGAAGGCGGCGATCGCCGACCCGGCGGCCCGGCGGCTGCGCGACGCGGAGGCCACCTCGCAGGATGCCCGCGCCCTCGATCTCGCAGAGCGCCTGCGTGGCGCCGGCTGGCGGCAGACCGAACCCGGCGGCGAGGACGGCTTCGCCGCCGGACAGCCGCGGTACGTCTGCCAAGTGCCGTTCGCCGGGCGGTCGTTGGAGGACATCCACAGCGGGCTCAACCAGCAGTGGCGGCGCAACATCAAGAAGGCGGAGAAGGCCGGCGTGAAAATCGTCCGCGGCGGCCACGACGACCTGCCCGCCTTCTACGAGCTGTACACCGAGACCGCCGAGCGCGACCGGTTCCTCCCGCGCCCCCTGACGTACTTCCAGCGCATGTGGACCGCGCTGACCTCCGAACACCCCGACCGCATGCGGCTCTACCTCGCTCACCACGAGGGCGACGTCCTCGCCGCGGCCACCATGCTCACCGTCGGCGACCACGTCTGGTACTCCTACGGCGCCTCCACCAGCCGCAAGCGCGAGGTCCAGCCCAACAACGCCATGCAGTGGCGCATGATGGCCGACGCCCACGAACTCGGTGCCGCCGTCTACGACTTCCGGGGCATCACCGACACGCTGGAGGAGTCCAACCACCTGCTCGGTCTCCTGCGCTTCAAGGTGGGCGCGGGCGGCGAGGCCGTCGAGTACCTGGGGGAGTGGGACTTTCCGCTCAACCGGCTGATGCACAAGGCGCTGGAGCTGTACATGGCGCGGCGCTAG
- a CDS encoding NAD(P)H-dependent oxidoreductase → MEKNEHKLVIIVGSVREGRFGPVVASWVAEQAGTHGGFEVDVVDLAEIDIPLELPAASPKFAGDDYPRPAGMAALTSALEGADAFIVVTPEYNHSYPASLKAAIDWHFTQWTAKPVAFVSYGGAAGGRHAVLHLENVLTELHAVTIRDGLAFPNYFTAWQDGRPLDPEAPGYAKTLLDQLAWWAGALRSAREAAPYPA, encoded by the coding sequence ATGGAGAAGAACGAGCACAAGCTGGTGATCATCGTCGGAAGCGTCAGGGAAGGACGGTTCGGCCCGGTCGTGGCCTCATGGGTCGCCGAACAGGCAGGCACGCACGGCGGCTTCGAGGTGGACGTCGTCGATCTGGCCGAGATCGACATCCCGCTGGAGCTGCCCGCCGCGTCGCCGAAGTTCGCCGGCGACGACTACCCCCGTCCGGCCGGGATGGCGGCCCTGACGTCGGCTCTGGAGGGCGCCGACGCGTTCATCGTGGTCACGCCGGAGTACAACCACAGCTATCCCGCGTCGTTGAAGGCGGCCATCGACTGGCACTTCACCCAGTGGACGGCCAAGCCGGTCGCCTTCGTCAGCTACGGCGGTGCGGCAGGAGGCCGGCACGCGGTGCTGCACCTGGAGAACGTGCTGACCGAGCTGCACGCGGTGACGATCCGCGACGGTCTCGCCTTCCCGAACTACTTCACGGCGTGGCAGGACGGCCGCCCCCTCGACCCTGAGGCCCCCGGCTACGCCAAGACGCTGCTCGACCAGTTGGCCTGGTGGGCGGGCGCGCTCCGGTCGGCGCGCGAGGCCGCTCCCTATCCGGCTTGA
- a CDS encoding HEAT repeat domain-containing protein → MTWGFPSRGWNTSANHHLTTAVRAGDADEVRALLDRGADPDARDAGGLPVLCVAVAGYDAPVAEALVEGGADPDRVLPDGTTPLWRAVDGGSPAVFSAVLGDEPRLRLAEDARERLLGLARKWYETGAVEELRRRTGASGPAATLRVMDDEYDHVDQVSLGGLVVRAGHGAILTSLEWAFRILPPVDELVGRAVEQSDENHVNWSTACWILTQRRSYETWSAVVAHRHTPDPAHRRFVLDYLRSKSIVRFSSHDSYYEKKETELLAAWAAEEPDSELLAKVLDLFIGGEHPDQEAIGLRYVGHPDPRVRREVPYALSTYATYGTYAPLSPAARAALLTLTRDPDADVRIAACREGLRDDELLPEIIRVLLLMVEDPDAGTRGAAASVLAASRARTPAVADALAALIDDDEQLVRLDAAYGLARRDDPRTEEAIERVGTLGAGFEHDHRPHEFWRWRERRDNATAD, encoded by the coding sequence GTGACCTGGGGGTTTCCCTCGCGGGGGTGGAACACATCTGCCAATCACCACCTCACTACGGCAGTTCGAGCGGGGGACGCCGACGAGGTGCGGGCGCTGTTGGACAGGGGCGCGGATCCCGACGCCCGGGACGCGGGCGGGCTGCCGGTGCTGTGCGTGGCCGTCGCGGGGTACGACGCGCCGGTCGCCGAAGCGTTGGTGGAGGGTGGAGCGGACCCTGACCGGGTGTTGCCCGACGGGACCACGCCGCTGTGGCGTGCCGTCGACGGTGGTTCCCCGGCGGTCTTCTCGGCGGTGCTGGGCGACGAGCCGCGGCTGCGGCTTGCGGAGGACGCCCGTGAACGGCTTCTCGGCCTGGCGCGGAAGTGGTACGAGACCGGCGCGGTCGAGGAGTTGCGGCGTAGGACGGGGGCGTCGGGTCCCGCCGCGACGCTTCGGGTCATGGACGACGAGTACGACCACGTCGATCAGGTTTCCCTCGGCGGACTCGTCGTACGAGCCGGGCACGGCGCCATCCTGACCTCGCTCGAGTGGGCCTTCCGCATTCTGCCGCCCGTCGACGAACTGGTCGGCCGCGCTGTCGAGCAGTCGGACGAGAACCATGTGAACTGGTCGACGGCCTGCTGGATCCTCACCCAGCGTCGCAGCTATGAGACCTGGTCGGCCGTGGTGGCCCACCGCCACACCCCTGACCCGGCGCACCGCCGGTTCGTGCTGGATTATCTGCGGAGCAAGTCGATAGTTCGTTTCAGCTCCCATGACTCCTACTACGAGAAGAAGGAAACCGAACTCCTCGCCGCCTGGGCGGCCGAAGAACCGGACAGCGAGCTGCTCGCGAAGGTGCTCGATCTGTTCATCGGCGGCGAGCATCCCGACCAGGAGGCCATCGGGCTCCGTTACGTCGGCCATCCCGACCCCCGCGTGCGCCGCGAAGTTCCCTACGCCCTCTCCACGTACGCCACGTATGGCACGTACGCCCCTCTCAGCCCCGCGGCCAGGGCCGCGTTGCTCACTCTCACCCGGGACCCGGACGCCGACGTGCGGATCGCGGCGTGCCGGGAGGGCTTGCGGGACGACGAGCTCCTACCGGAGATCATCCGGGTGCTGCTTCTCATGGTCGAGGACCCGGATGCCGGTACGCGGGGTGCGGCCGCGTCGGTGCTGGCCGCGTCCAGGGCCCGAACGCCCGCCGTCGCCGACGCCTTGGCGGCGTTGATCGACGATGACGAGCAACTCGTACGTCTGGACGCCGCCTACGGTCTCGCCCGGCGCGACGATCCGCGTACCGAGGAGGCGATCGAGCGCGTGGGGACTCTCGGTGCCGGTTTCGAGCACGATCACCGGCCTCACGAGTTCTGGCGGTGGAGGGAGCGGAGGGACAACGCGACTGCCGACTGA
- the serC gene encoding phosphoserine transaminase, which translates to MAEIQIPADIKPADGRFGAGPSKVRTEALDALAATGTSLMGTSHRQAPVKNLVGKVREGITELFQLPEGYEVVLGNGGSTAFWDIATHGLIENKSQHLSFGEFSSKFAKAAKLAPWLAEPTVISSDPGTHPEPQAEAGVDVYAFTHNETSTGVAAPVKRVEGADAGSLVLVDATSGAGGLPVDIAETDVYYFAPQKSFASDGGLWIGVFSPAALERAERVHASGRHVPEFFSLPTAIDNSRKNQTYNTPALATLFLLNEQLEWINGQGGLAWSTARTKDSSTRLYSWAEESKYATPFVSDPAKRSQVIGTIDFADEIDAAAVAKTLRANGIVDTEPYRKLGRNQLRVAMFPAIAPTDVEALTKCVDYVIEKL; encoded by the coding sequence GTGGCTGAGATCCAGATTCCCGCTGACATCAAGCCCGCCGACGGACGCTTCGGCGCGGGCCCCTCCAAGGTGCGGACGGAAGCGCTGGACGCGCTGGCCGCAACCGGTACCTCCCTCATGGGCACCTCCCACCGCCAGGCCCCGGTCAAGAACCTGGTCGGCAAGGTCCGCGAGGGCATCACCGAGCTGTTCCAGCTCCCCGAGGGCTACGAGGTCGTCCTCGGCAACGGCGGCTCCACCGCCTTCTGGGACATCGCGACCCACGGCCTGATCGAGAACAAGTCGCAGCACCTCAGCTTCGGCGAGTTCTCCTCCAAGTTCGCCAAGGCCGCCAAGCTCGCCCCCTGGCTCGCCGAGCCCACCGTCATCTCCAGCGACCCCGGCACGCACCCGGAGCCGCAGGCCGAGGCGGGCGTCGACGTATACGCCTTCACCCACAACGAGACCTCCACCGGTGTCGCGGCACCCGTGAAGCGGGTCGAGGGCGCGGACGCCGGGTCCCTCGTCCTGGTGGACGCCACCTCCGGCGCGGGCGGCCTCCCGGTCGACATCGCCGAGACCGACGTCTACTACTTCGCCCCGCAGAAGTCCTTCGCCTCCGACGGCGGCCTGTGGATCGGCGTGTTCTCCCCGGCCGCGCTGGAGCGCGCCGAGCGCGTCCACGCCTCCGGCCGCCACGTCCCGGAGTTCTTCTCCCTCCCGACGGCGATCGACAACTCCCGCAAGAACCAGACGTACAACACCCCCGCGCTGGCCACCCTCTTCCTCCTCAACGAGCAGCTGGAGTGGATCAACGGCCAGGGCGGCCTCGCCTGGTCCACGGCCCGCACGAAGGACTCCTCGACCCGCCTCTACAGCTGGGCCGAGGAGTCCAAGTACGCCACGCCGTTCGTCTCCGACCCGGCCAAGCGCTCCCAGGTCATCGGCACGATCGACTTCGCCGACGAGATCGACGCGGCCGCCGTGGCCAAGACCCTCCGCGCCAACGGCATCGTCGACACCGAGCCCTACCGCAAGCTCGGCCGCAACCAGCTCCGCGTCGCGATGTTCCCGGCGATCGCCCCGACGGACGTCGAGGCGCTGACGAAGTGCGTCGACTACGTGATCGAGAAGCTGTAG
- a CDS encoding FAD-binding and (Fe-S)-binding domain-containing protein — MTDLEAALREVVRGDVGFDVTSRALVTMDASNYRRVPLAVVAPRDADDVAAVLEVCRARGVPVVARGGGTSIAGQATGTGVVLDFTRHMNRLVSIDPGARTAVVQPGLVLDRLQEAAAPHGLRFGPDPSTHSRCTLGGMIGNNSCGSHSVAWGTTADSVRELDVVTARGERLRLGQEWAGAPEGLRGLVEGELARLRTGFPELPRRISGYALDALLPEKGADVARSFCGSEGTLGVLTEAVVRLVEAPRARALAVLAYGDESAAAEAAAGLLPYRPLTVEGMAADLVTSAAVLPRGGAWLFVETGGETEAEARARADAVVRAADVVDSLVVTDPAGQRALWRIREDASGTATRMPDGSEAWPGWEDCAVPPARLGAYLRDFRALLASHGLRGTPYGHFGDGCIHVRIDFDLLTEAGIARFRRFSEELAEVVVTHGGSLSGEHGDGQARAELLPRMYGEEMVTLFERAKGVWDPDDLLNPGMLVRPAALDANLRFSVLPREPVDVAFGYPSDGGDFAAAVRRCVGVAKCRTTEVTGSSVMCPSFRATGEEEHSTRGRARLLHEMLAGEVVTDGWRSEEVRDALDLCLSCKGCRSDCPVEVDMATYKAEFLHHHYAGRRRPAAHYSMGWLPVWLRAVARTRTASVVNALAAVRPFGWAAKRVGGIAPEREIPRVARETFSRWWGRREPVDASGDLVILWPDTFTEHLSPSVGRAAVRVLEAAGLRVALPPTLRMRVRPVGDGTSKAAISLLSMRRSRVCCGLTYVSTGQLDRARTVMRRTLDLMAPVLETDAPVVVLEPSCAAALRTDLPELLHDDPRAARLAAKVLTLAEALERLAPGWTPPRVDRPAAGQTHCHQHAVLGDAADRRLRAAAGLTGELAGGCCGLAGNFGFEKGHFEVSAACAEERLLPEVREAADGTVILADGFSCRTQMEQLAGVRGRHLAEVLAEALDNDT, encoded by the coding sequence ATGACGGATCTTGAGGCCGCGCTGCGCGAGGTCGTCCGGGGTGACGTCGGGTTCGACGTCACCTCCCGGGCGCTGGTCACCATGGACGCGTCCAACTACCGGCGTGTCCCGCTGGCCGTCGTGGCGCCGCGCGACGCCGACGACGTGGCGGCGGTGCTGGAGGTGTGCCGGGCGCGGGGTGTCCCGGTCGTCGCGCGGGGCGGAGGGACGTCGATCGCCGGGCAGGCGACCGGCACGGGCGTCGTGCTGGACTTCACCCGCCACATGAACCGGCTGGTGTCGATCGACCCCGGGGCGCGTACGGCGGTCGTGCAGCCGGGCCTGGTACTCGACCGCCTCCAGGAGGCCGCCGCCCCGCACGGGCTCCGCTTCGGCCCCGATCCCTCCACCCACAGCCGCTGCACGCTCGGCGGAATGATCGGCAACAACTCGTGCGGCTCGCACTCGGTGGCGTGGGGGACGACCGCGGACAGTGTGCGGGAACTGGACGTGGTCACCGCGCGCGGGGAGCGGCTGCGGCTCGGGCAGGAGTGGGCGGGGGCCCCGGAGGGGCTGCGCGGGCTGGTGGAGGGGGAGCTGGCCCGCCTGCGTACGGGCTTCCCCGAGCTGCCCCGCCGTATCTCCGGATACGCCCTGGACGCGCTGCTGCCCGAGAAGGGCGCGGACGTGGCCCGTTCCTTCTGCGGCAGCGAGGGCACCCTCGGGGTCCTCACGGAAGCGGTCGTACGGCTCGTCGAGGCACCACGCGCGCGTGCGCTCGCCGTGCTGGCGTACGGCGACGAGAGCGCGGCCGCCGAAGCCGCGGCGGGTCTGCTGCCGTACCGACCCCTCACCGTGGAGGGGATGGCGGCGGACCTCGTCACGTCGGCGGCCGTGCTGCCCAGGGGCGGGGCGTGGCTGTTCGTGGAGACGGGCGGGGAGACGGAGGCGGAGGCACGCGCGCGTGCCGATGCGGTCGTGCGGGCGGCGGACGTCGTGGATTCCCTGGTCGTGACTGACCCGGCCGGGCAGCGCGCGCTGTGGCGCATCCGGGAGGACGCGAGCGGTACGGCGACCCGCATGCCGGACGGTTCCGAGGCGTGGCCGGGGTGGGAGGACTGCGCGGTGCCGCCGGCCCGGCTGGGCGCGTATCTGCGGGACTTCCGCGCCCTGCTCGCCTCGCACGGGCTGCGCGGGACGCCGTACGGGCACTTCGGGGACGGCTGCATCCACGTCCGTATCGACTTCGACCTGCTGACGGAGGCGGGTATCGCCCGTTTCCGGCGCTTCTCGGAGGAGCTGGCCGAGGTGGTCGTGACGCACGGGGGCTCGCTGTCCGGGGAGCACGGGGACGGGCAGGCGCGGGCGGAACTGCTGCCGAGGATGTACGGCGAGGAGATGGTGACCCTCTTCGAGCGGGCGAAGGGGGTCTGGGATCCCGACGACCTGCTCAACCCGGGCATGCTGGTGCGGCCGGCCGCCCTGGACGCGAACCTCCGCTTCTCCGTCCTGCCCCGCGAGCCCGTCGACGTGGCCTTCGGCTACCCGTCCGACGGCGGCGACTTCGCCGCGGCGGTGCGGCGCTGCGTCGGGGTCGCGAAATGCCGTACGACGGAGGTGACCGGCTCTTCCGTCATGTGCCCGTCCTTCCGGGCGACCGGCGAGGAGGAGCACTCCACGCGCGGGCGGGCCCGGCTGCTGCACGAGATGCTGGCCGGCGAGGTGGTGACCGACGGATGGCGGTCCGAGGAGGTGCGGGACGCGCTCGATCTGTGCCTGTCCTGCAAGGGCTGCCGCTCCGACTGCCCGGTCGAGGTGGACATGGCCACCTACAAGGCGGAGTTCCTGCACCACCACTACGCGGGGCGGCGCCGCCCGGCCGCCCACTACAGCATGGGGTGGCTGCCGGTGTGGCTGCGGGCGGTGGCCCGTACGCGTACGGCGTCCGTGGTCAACGCGCTCGCCGCCGTACGGCCGTTCGGGTGGGCGGCGAAACGGGTGGGCGGGATTGCCCCGGAGCGGGAGATTCCGCGGGTGGCGCGGGAGACGTTCAGCCGGTGGTGGGGGCGGCGGGAGCCAGTCGACGCCTCCGGGGATCTGGTGATCCTCTGGCCTGACACCTTCACCGAGCACCTGTCGCCGTCCGTGGGGCGGGCGGCCGTACGCGTGCTGGAGGCGGCGGGGCTGCGGGTGGCGCTGCCGCCGACGCTGCGGATGCGCGTGCGCCCGGTGGGGGACGGTACGTCGAAGGCGGCGATCTCGCTGCTGAGCATGCGGCGGAGCCGCGTCTGCTGCGGTCTGACCTACGTCTCCACGGGCCAGCTGGACCGCGCCCGTACGGTGATGCGCCGCACGCTGGACCTCATGGCACCGGTGCTGGAGACGGACGCCCCGGTCGTCGTCCTGGAGCCGAGCTGCGCGGCCGCCCTGCGCACGGACCTGCCGGAACTGCTGCACGACGACCCCCGCGCCGCCCGCCTCGCCGCCAAGGTCCTCACCCTCGCGGAGGCCCTGGAACGCCTGGCCCCCGGCTGGACCCCGCCCCGCGTCGACCGCCCGGCGGCCGGCCAGACCCACTGCCACCAGCACGCGGTCCTGGGCGACGCGGCCGACCGCCGCCTGCGCGCGGCGGCGGGCCTGACCGGGGAACTGGCGGGCGGCTGCTGCGGCCTCGCCGGCAACTTCGGCTTCGAGAAGGGCCACTTCGAGGTGTCGGCGGCGTGCGCGGAGGAGCGGCTGCTGCCGGAGGTCAGGGAGGCCGCGGACGGGACGGTGATCCTGGCCGACGGGTTCTCCTGCCGTACGCAGATGGAGCAGTTGGCGGGGGTGCGGGGGCGGCATCTGGCGGAGGTGTTGGCGGAGGCGTTGGACAACGACACGTGA